The proteins below come from a single Prochlorococcus marinus str. MIT 9215 genomic window:
- a CDS encoding kinase yields the protein MKDLDINFPLDKFENLIVDIGWESLDDWFNFWNNKRKILSIDQYWNNKVNDDWIWGLALPLLSQAYKFQNNFSDRKIIGISALPGTGKTTLGKWLEAISLKLNFKIAVISIDDFYLPSYEMKLAIMNNPWNVSRGFPGSHSVELMHEKLLNWKINGELNVPVFDKSLRNGLGDRSHWRLENPDLLILEGWFLGIKPYSNDITDRPINTTNLSLDESSYILTIQNNLEEYLDIWALIDNIWHLKPLNIEYMNMWKINQEKEMFLQKGNALKDEKLSNFLRMLNVSIPHKSFDVLKSYALLLIDQQRNLVEAGLNL from the coding sequence ATGAAAGATTTAGACATTAATTTTCCTCTTGATAAATTTGAAAATTTAATTGTTGATATTGGTTGGGAATCCTTGGATGATTGGTTCAATTTTTGGAATAATAAAAGAAAAATTCTCTCAATTGATCAATATTGGAATAATAAAGTAAATGATGATTGGATTTGGGGCTTAGCTTTACCTCTTTTATCTCAAGCTTATAAATTTCAAAACAATTTTTCTGATAGAAAAATTATTGGAATCTCAGCTTTACCTGGTACAGGTAAAACAACACTTGGTAAATGGCTTGAAGCTATATCGTTAAAATTAAACTTCAAAATTGCGGTCATTTCAATTGACGATTTTTATCTCCCATCCTATGAAATGAAATTAGCAATTATGAATAACCCTTGGAATGTTTCAAGAGGGTTTCCCGGTAGTCACTCAGTAGAATTAATGCATGAAAAATTATTAAATTGGAAGATTAATGGAGAATTAAATGTACCAGTTTTCGATAAATCTTTAAGAAATGGTTTAGGAGATAGATCTCATTGGAGATTAGAAAATCCTGATTTATTAATTCTTGAGGGATGGTTTTTGGGAATAAAACCTTATTCTAATGACATAACTGATCGACCCATAAATACAACAAATTTAAGTCTTGATGAATCTTCTTATATATTAACTATTCAAAATAATCTCGAAGAATATTTAGATATTTGGGCACTAATAGACAATATTTGGCACTTAAAGCCCTTAAATATTGAATATATGAATATGTGGAAAATAAATCAAGAAAAAGAAATGTTTTTACAGAAAGGAAATGCCCTTAAAGACGAAAAATTATCTAATTTCTTGAGAATGCTTAATGTGTCAATTCCTCATAAAAGTTTTGATGTTTTAAAATCCTATGCGCTTTTATTAATTGATCAACAAAGAAATTTAGTTGAGGCTGGATTAAATCTGTAG
- a CDS encoding DUF1830 domain-containing protein: MVEFSYKNESCRMVVLRCIGPSNFFLERVLFPTEILTFMAPNDSRVEIWGNELYGPKLEERIRISADNDDSTLVA; encoded by the coding sequence ATGGTTGAGTTTTCTTACAAAAATGAAAGCTGTAGGATGGTTGTGTTGAGATGTATTGGTCCATCAAATTTTTTTTTAGAGAGAGTTTTATTCCCAACTGAAATTCTTACTTTTATGGCACCAAATGACTCAAGAGTTGAAATCTGGGGAAATGAATTATATGGTCCTAAGTTAGAAGAGAGAATAAGAATTTCTGCTGATAACGATGATTCGACTTTAGTTGCATAA
- a CDS encoding undecaprenyl-diphosphate phosphatase — MEYLRFILYGLIQGLTEFLPISSTAHLKIISIFLGIDDPGSSLSATIQLGSVLAIVWYFRNDIFNFRGQSSKNILYYFLHERLLRSIFIGTIPIVLLGGSVKLFVPNFIDNVLRSNLSIALVSIVMAFFMYLADSSKRGSIDIKNHNYSDSFLIGFFQALAIFPGVSRSGITISSALISGWERRDAAKFSFLLGMPAISLAAIVEFIFSFNEFFSIGFLPLLVGLMTTFLSSLLAIDFLLRYFSSNGLKIFIIYRVIFGVVILLNL; from the coding sequence TTGGAATATTTAAGATTTATTTTATATGGATTAATTCAAGGTTTGACGGAATTTCTACCTATAAGTAGCACAGCCCATTTAAAAATTATATCTATTTTTTTAGGTATCGACGATCCTGGATCCTCTTTATCAGCTACTATTCAACTAGGAAGTGTTTTAGCTATAGTTTGGTACTTTAGGAATGATATTTTTAATTTTAGAGGTCAATCTTCAAAAAATATTCTTTATTATTTCTTACATGAAAGATTATTAAGGTCTATTTTTATTGGGACTATCCCAATTGTTCTGCTTGGTGGGAGTGTAAAATTATTTGTCCCTAATTTTATTGACAACGTTCTTCGTTCAAATTTATCAATAGCATTAGTCTCAATCGTGATGGCCTTTTTTATGTACTTGGCAGATAGTTCGAAAAGAGGTTCTATTGATATTAAAAACCATAATTATTCAGATAGTTTTTTGATAGGTTTCTTTCAGGCCCTTGCCATTTTTCCAGGTGTTTCAAGATCGGGTATTACTATTTCTAGCGCTCTAATATCAGGTTGGGAAAGACGAGATGCTGCGAAATTTTCTTTTCTTTTAGGTATGCCAGCTATTTCTCTTGCTGCGATTGTTGAGTTTATTTTTTCTTTTAATGAATTTTTTTCAATAGGTTTTCTTCCTCTTCTTGTAGGTCTTATGACGACATTTTTGTCCTCTCTATTAGCTATAGATTTTTTATTAAGGTATTTTTCTTCAAATGGGTTAAAAATATTTATTATATATAGAGTTATTTTTGGTGTTGTAATACTTCTAAATTTATAA
- the msrA gene encoding peptide-methionine (S)-S-oxide reductase MsrA, translating into MFKFLKKIMNNEEINLTNDSYSLHRILKTDIKKDPNNNEDEIIFGCGCFWGAEKCFWKLPGVVTTSVGYAGGKKNNPTYYEVCSGLTGHSEVVRVIWDKRKIDVSDLLKMFWECHDPTQKNRQGNDIGTQYRSAIYYKNDNNFKTILASKEQYQKELKKKSLGLIETEIKMINAYYYAEKYHQQYLASAGSRQYCSASPTKVKLGVFSESNYKLKDHVWENFNWEVDKCVLRSDNNPIKNNI; encoded by the coding sequence ATGTTTAAATTTCTTAAAAAAATTATGAATAATGAGGAGATAAATTTAACTAATGATTCTTATTCATTACATAGAATATTAAAAACAGATATAAAAAAAGACCCTAATAATAACGAAGATGAAATAATTTTTGGATGTGGTTGTTTCTGGGGAGCTGAAAAATGTTTTTGGAAACTTCCTGGAGTTGTAACAACTTCTGTAGGTTATGCTGGTGGAAAAAAAAACAATCCAACTTATTATGAAGTATGTTCGGGATTAACTGGTCATTCAGAAGTTGTAAGAGTTATATGGGATAAAAGGAAAATAGATGTAAGTGATTTATTAAAAATGTTTTGGGAATGCCATGACCCTACTCAAAAAAACAGGCAAGGTAATGATATTGGAACTCAATATAGATCAGCAATTTATTACAAAAATGACAATAATTTTAAAACCATATTAGCTAGTAAGGAACAATATCAAAAAGAACTTAAGAAAAAAAGTCTTGGTTTAATTGAAACGGAAATAAAAATGATTAATGCATATTATTATGCTGAAAAATACCATCAACAATATCTTGCATCAGCTGGAAGTAGGCAGTATTGTTCAGCTTCTCCAACAAAAGTTAAGTTAGGAGTTTTTAGTGAAAGCAACTACAAACTAAAAGACCACGTTTGGGAAAACTTTAATTGGGAGGTTGATAAGTGTGTATTGAGATCTGATAACAATCCAATTAAGAATAACATTTAA
- a CDS encoding ABC transporter ATP-binding protein: MKNLKIKVIFKYLKPYKKEFLYGALALLIVNILSVVIPLEVKNIIDQLQNGFSSDFVISKSFWLIFLATLMGLIRLFSRQIVFGIGRKVEVNLRQKLFDHLLIQDPDWIQKKGSGDIINRATSDVENIRRLLGFTVLSLCNIVLAYSFTIPSMFSINKTLTISALMIFPLILGIVSLFGGKMVNQRKAQQESLSKLSDLIQEDLSGISAIKIYAQENAEKKEFNVYNNDYRNSAIKLARTASILFPLLQGISSISLLILLSLGTYQLKSGFISIGGLVALILYVERLVFPTALLGFTLNTFQLGQVSLDRVEEIFQNNPTIVDRTDTKFLKRKVKGLLEAKSLTIKYPGSKFNSINGLNFKIYPGELIAIVGPVGCGKTTLAKSLGRTIEIPDNQLFLDEIDIKTIKLSDLRKNISIVPQEAFLFTSTISENLSFGEPKASKFLIKESATKAGLIDDINSFPQKFKTIVGERGITLSGGQRQRTALGRALLVNSPIVVLDDALASVDNKTAARIIDEMSDRSNKTIIMISHQLSVAATCDRVLVMDKGEIVQEGTHKDLVKENGLYKKLWERELATRIVKS; this comes from the coding sequence ATGAAAAATTTAAAGATAAAAGTTATATTTAAATACTTAAAACCTTACAAAAAAGAATTCTTATATGGAGCTTTAGCTCTTTTAATAGTAAATATATTGAGTGTTGTAATACCCTTGGAAGTAAAAAATATAATTGACCAACTACAAAATGGGTTTTCATCGGATTTTGTTATTTCTAAATCCTTTTGGTTAATATTCTTAGCAACTTTAATGGGTTTAATAAGATTATTTTCAAGACAGATTGTCTTCGGAATAGGCAGAAAAGTTGAGGTAAATCTACGCCAAAAACTATTTGACCATTTACTTATTCAAGATCCAGACTGGATCCAGAAAAAAGGAAGTGGAGACATTATTAATAGAGCTACAAGCGATGTTGAAAACATAAGAAGACTTCTAGGTTTTACTGTTTTAAGCTTGTGCAACATCGTCTTAGCTTATTCATTTACTATCCCTTCAATGTTTTCGATTAATAAAACATTAACAATATCAGCTTTAATGATATTTCCACTAATCCTTGGAATTGTTAGCCTATTCGGCGGCAAAATGGTTAATCAAAGAAAAGCTCAACAAGAATCATTATCAAAACTTAGTGATCTAATACAAGAAGATCTTTCTGGTATAAGCGCCATCAAAATTTATGCCCAAGAGAATGCAGAGAAGAAAGAATTTAACGTATACAATAACGATTATCGAAATTCAGCAATAAAACTTGCAAGAACAGCGAGTATCCTTTTCCCTTTATTGCAAGGTATTTCGTCAATTTCATTATTGATCTTATTATCATTAGGAACTTATCAATTAAAGAGTGGATTCATTTCGATAGGTGGTTTAGTAGCTTTAATTCTTTATGTTGAAAGACTTGTCTTCCCGACAGCCTTATTAGGTTTTACCTTAAATACTTTTCAACTCGGTCAAGTAAGTTTGGATCGCGTGGAAGAAATCTTTCAGAATAATCCAACTATTGTAGATAGAACAGATACTAAATTTTTAAAAAGAAAGGTTAAAGGATTGTTAGAAGCAAAGAGTTTAACAATAAAATATCCAGGATCTAAATTTAATTCAATAAATGGTCTTAATTTTAAAATCTATCCCGGAGAACTTATTGCAATAGTTGGCCCAGTTGGTTGTGGCAAGACAACACTGGCGAAGTCTCTGGGGAGAACTATTGAAATTCCCGATAATCAATTATTTTTAGATGAAATTGATATAAAAACTATAAAATTAAGTGATCTTAGAAAAAATATTTCAATCGTTCCCCAAGAAGCATTCTTATTTACTTCTACAATCTCAGAAAACCTAAGTTTTGGAGAACCCAAAGCTTCTAAATTTTTAATTAAAGAAAGCGCAACTAAAGCTGGATTAATTGATGATATCAATAGTTTTCCTCAAAAGTTTAAAACTATTGTTGGTGAAAGAGGGATCACATTAAGTGGTGGACAAAGGCAAAGAACTGCACTAGGAAGAGCACTACTTGTAAATTCTCCTATTGTTGTACTTGATGATGCTTTAGCAAGCGTAGATAATAAAACAGCAGCAAGAATAATAGATGAAATGAGTGATAGAAGTAATAAAACAATCATAATGATTAGTCACCAACTTTCTGTTGCAGCTACTTGTGATAGGGTGTTAGTAATGGATAAAGGAGAAATAGTACAAGAAGGAACCCACAAAGATTTAGTAAAAGAGAATGGGTTATATAAAAAACTCTGGGAAAGAGAACTAGCCACTAGAATTGTTAAGAGCTAA
- a CDS encoding DUF3288 family protein — protein MGNEQTHPLHKTDKNIIDSLITKKTPEDLDFINLARLINRYNNFPGEIEIKNDIEKILKFWKVTKNELFLKTKNIWSKSFRPSSTNKDLVGSGFDTSN, from the coding sequence ATGGGTAACGAGCAAACTCATCCATTACATAAAACCGACAAGAACATTATAGATTCTCTTATCACTAAAAAAACACCAGAAGATCTTGACTTTATAAATTTAGCTAGATTAATAAATCGTTATAACAATTTTCCTGGAGAAATTGAAATTAAAAATGATATTGAAAAAATTTTAAAATTTTGGAAAGTCACTAAAAATGAACTTTTTTTAAAAACAAAAAATATTTGGTCAAAAAGCTTCAGGCCTTCTAGTACAAATAAAGACTTAGTTGGCTCTGGTTTTGATACCTCAAATTGA